One Hevea brasiliensis isolate MT/VB/25A 57/8 chromosome 6, ASM3005281v1, whole genome shotgun sequence genomic window, TGATAAGTAGCAGTTACTAAATTAGGAAAAAATTAGCTCTCCTTTCATTGAATGAAAGGAAATGTTCAGTTTATGTAGGAGGGCTACTTCTAATGTACTCTTGAACCACTGTTAAATAGTGCTACTCATGTACACAAAATTATAGATATATTTTTTCATGGCAacctgaattttataaaaaaaaaaaaaaaaaactttgtcaCGTCTTAAATTTTTAAAACGTCTCATAATATacttaatttatgtaaaaatctTATAATATATCTCTAATTTCTGTGAAAGTAGAATTAAGATATCTTGTAGATCTTTGTTAATAAATTGTCATATCAGTACAATTAGAATTCATGCAAGGTTTTAAGTATAACTTAATTTTACTTTATAGGAGTTAATGTGTATCATGAaatgttttaaaaatttaaaataccatgagttttttttttatataaaattaaaggtgtgaaatgataTATTAAACCTTCTTTAATTTTAGAAAGGTGAATTCATGTATTATAAGAGATACATCAAAAGCATACAATAATAAATTAAACAATAGCTAAAATTTTCTATAGAAAATAGATGAATCATGTGAGTTATTCACTTTTATTTTTTCCCTTAGGGAAAAAAAGTTTAAATTGATAAATCAAATtgaagctagttgaaattttcaattggattaatttaatttataaaatatcacTATTTAGTTTAATTCAGAATCAAATTGATTGATTGCTAATATTTATATAAGCAAAATATATAGCATAAGTATATTCGATAGTTTGATACGTTTTCTTtgtttataaaaaagaaaaacaaaaaataaaaaaagtgtcATAATTAATTTAGATTTTCAGAATTTGACAACAAGATAGATTTGTATATATTGGCTAATTACTAatcctccaaaaataaatttcaaatttaaaacttgaaaattttctcactcaataagaaaattttaaatttataaatattaaatttaatatttaaaaattaaaatttaatttaaaattcatgTTTCTAAATTATATATAGGTGATTACTATTTGGTTTGAAACCAAAATTGGACTGACCCTATTTGAAATTGAAATCAATCATATTTGAATTGATCAACATCGTAGTGGACTGAGATTAAAGTTGACCAATCtaatttagatttgattttcagtcaaattttaaattttttctattaaaaaaattgaccattaaatttaattaaacctaaatcaaacaaaataaaaatttaatgtatATTAAATCTCCTagctttaatattatttaaatatttaaaaaaatatattaattttttactctattaatatttatattttattaaaaaattaaatattattattaaatatttaaactaataaaaaaatttaaaattataaaaataataattattcttTATTAATCTCGAGTCAACTGATATGAATTTTATCAAATGAGTCGactctaaaattattttaaattatattaaattgaacAAAAAGTGAAGTAGGTGAGCTGTTGACTCCATTTTGTTTCAATGACTTCCCATCATCTCTTTCTAATATTACCATAAACGAAGAACTAAATGACAAAGAACAGTGGGTAAGTTAGAGCATCTGCTTGGTCTACATCTACATTTGCCACTAACCCGGGGTAATTTTACAGTTCCTTTGTCATTCGAAGTGGACAAGCCATTAAAAATTGAACACGTAAATAAATATAGTTACGAAAGTAAAACTTCCTGATAGTACTTTTACTCTGGACTCTCGCTTTCGTGTTTGTATGGCCAACTTTCATTCaggtatttaatttttattagtttgttattttatgtagaagtgtttatataaaattatcgatatatattataattttttgtaACCAGAGCGGAATCACATGATAACTAGGGAGTTCGTGACCccctaaaagttttaaaattacaatttatccattaattttaatgattttcAAAAAAAAGAAGCTATTTATACtcttaaaattcttaaatttgaaattttatttataaaatttagtgtatttttttttttaaaattgctATTTATCccttcagtatttttatttttattttaacttttatatttttgtgtaaattttttttatatttaattttgatctcttattattttataattttattttaatctttatatttttttatcaaatttttatttaatttctttttaatatttatttttagccatcaaaaaattaatttttagtttCGTCCGGCCTCCAACTCAACCTGTCCATTTCTTTACTTTCCTCCTCTGGTTTCTTAAAAAAATTTACTTCACCTTGTAAATGGGCTAGCTCGTCTCAAAAGCCCTGGAATCCTAGCAACAAATACCTACTTGATTCCTATATTCAGGTCCAACCCAGTTCGGTCATAGTCGCAGTCGCACTCTCCACCTCTACTTGTTTTATTGCTCttagtttcttgatttttcacctCAATATGCTGTCCGCACACTCGAATTACTCTTATTCTTTCCAAAGCTTTGACAAAAATTCAAACTTTGAGATCACCATTGCTCTTTATGGATATGTAAATGCTGTTAATAATGTGGCTGCACTTCAACTTACTCGCTCAATGAGTTATAGTGCTGGAAAAATCATGTACAAGAAACCCATCAAGCATGTTGAAGGTAAACCTGCGAATTTTGTTTATTTCTCGACTCATTTCTCGTTTTTGATGTCTCCAGATAATGGAGatggcttctttttttttttcactatgGTTTCTAATGCTTCTAATGCCAGTTCGTTTGATAATAGTATCCTATTTGGACTTTATTTAAGATCAAAGGATAATAATTCTGAAATTATTGCTGTTGAGTTTGAAACAAAGAGGGATGTTGATTTGAATGACAACAACATGGGTGGTTCTACATCAGCTAAGATGAAAAATGATTTATCTGTTAATATGGTGTTGAATGATGGAAGGAGATTAAGTTCTTGGATTGATTATGAATTAAGTTCTTGGATTGATTATGAATTGGCTTCCAAGAGGTTAGATCTATAGTGTTGAACTCCATGTTTTTTTAATACTTATTAAATACATTTATACCTTAAATTTATGATGGAccgaatttatttattatttgtctTTACAATTTAGAAAGTAAAAAATCATTTTTGTTTTGTGTTAGCATCtttaattagaaattgattaaaaGTAATATATGATAATTATTGAATAATTACCACTGAAATTTGTTTGTGATGGGTGGGGGAGGCTAGACACCCATAACTCACTCACCAATTTATTAACCATTTTTTTTTAGTAAGCAAGATAAATTTATTAATGGAATGTATACCAGCAAAACCTGGTCAAGAGTATAGAAACAGTACAAGCACGAAAGTACCATATGCAACCATGCAAACTAAAAACCAACTAGTATTTGAAAATAGGAAACATAGaatattaaaataacattatCTCCAGGCATACAATATTCCAAGGATAAAACTTGCATGCATTTAGGGATAAGCTTCAATAATTGATACCGGCGCTGGAGTTTCGATGGTCTTGCAGCTAGCAAAACCTCCTTTCTCCAACAATTTTTTCCATTCTGCTTCACTCCTTTCCTTTCCTTGGAAATAAACCATCATTGACAGATCACGTATCAATCGCGCCTTCTCAAACATTTCATGTCCTTGTTTGCTTAAGACTTCCCCCACTATTATAAGCTTTCCGGTTTTCTCCGGCAAAGCTTCCCGACAATTTTTCAAGATTTTGATGCAATTTTCGTCACTCCAATTATGCAATATCCACTAATTTAAAGAACAACAGTATTAATAGTAGTAGAAGATTATTATAAGTTCAATATCATATGAAAATGagtttaataattattagattaaatGTTTGAATCGAGCTTTGTATATATAAGTCatactttattttttaatttaatggaaAATAATTACTGGTAGTATGTTAAGGCTCCATTACCTTCAAGAGAATGGCATCAGCTGGAGGAATGCTTGTAAACATATTGCCGGCAACATGTGTGACGCCCTCATACTCTGGTGCCGTAGCCACCACATGTGGAAGATCGAAGTTGATTCCTTTAACATGGGGATGTGCCTTCACAATCTCACTCACCATGGCACCAGTCCCGCCCCCAACATCCACAAGCGATCCTACTCCATTGAACCCATCTTTATAGGTGGTCTTCACTGCCTCCACCATTATGTTTGATGCCCCTTCCATAGACTTGTTAAATAAGGTGTTGAATTCAGGATTGGCTGATGCAAAATCAAATAACTCTAAACCATGACACCTAGCGAACCCACTACCACCGTCCTTCACAATATCACTAAGGTGATGCCAACTTGATAGCATGCATGGATGATTCTGCAATAGCAACCAGGGCACAAGACTCGTCTTCGAATCACGGAGTAGAAATTTGGAGGAGTTGGTGAGGCCATAGAGAGTAGTAGTAGCGCTGTGCTCCCCTTCTGGGCTCGCAGGATTATTTGAAGTGAAGATTCCTCTGTGAACCAACAGTTTCATAACCCGTGAGAGGCGATCAGCGTCCAGGGAAGCATGGTTGATGCTTTTAACAATGGAAGACAAGGAGAGAGGACACCCATGAGAGTTTATCATATCAGGAATGCCTAGCTCAACTACACACTTGAGTGCCATGCCGTCCACGAAGCCAAAAATGCAATCCCATATTGCAGTTTGACTCCTGAGCATTTCCTCTGGATCTGCTGCTTCTGGCCTTTCCATTTCTCTCTTCCTTAATATCGGACTTCAGAAGACTGGGATGGTAAGAAAATATTATGGCAAGTATACATCCGGCCTAtagtattgggagagatttatATTTGGTGTGATTTGTAGGAAAATTCTTGCAGTACTGatagaaatttaataaaatatgacTTGGGGAAGACTTATTGGCTTGTATATAGTCTTATCTTTATAACTAGGCTAAGAATTAGTTAAATGGCATTTTCCATGGAGCTGTTGTGATGGAATGGGTGCATTATCTTTTTTTATcaacaaaataatattttattaacagCTTTAAGTAACCGGGAAAAACTTATATAAGCTGGGCAGATTTACTAAATGGGGGCATTATAACTTTTATGTTGAGAGTATGTTCAATAtaacatttaaaatttaaaacccatttatttgaaatttactatttaaaatttattttaattaaaattagagcCGAGTAGAAATCGATTTGAACTGAAAAATCTAatgattcattttaatttaattttttaataaatttaataatttaatttggttattattttaagaaatacttaatttttaatttaatataatttgatttatatttcaatttaatttaatttgtaaaatatgTCAATTAAGTTTGATTCCCATCAATTCCATATGATGGTTATAGGTTTTGACTTTTTATACGGATATTAATTAGAACGGTTTGTGAGGCCATGAATCTATAGactcaattgaaaaaaaaaaaaaaaaaaaaaactcactaattttaatttatttaaaaagagtAAATTGCTAAAATCTTCCCAAATTTTGGTTTAACTCTTATATCACATCATCATCTTAAAGTTTCCACCTATCATCCCGTATAAGTTTAACGCTTATTTCCTCAACCAATTTATATACCAATCAACTTCTTTTGCAAAAATCTACGTCACATTCCTCTATAGTTTCTTCCTGACGCATCATTTAATTCTTGGATATTGTAGATTGATTAAATTAGTTACCATGGtcgttatttttataatattataaacctTATCAA contains:
- the LOC110666573 gene encoding probable L-type lectin-domain containing receptor kinase S.7; translated protein: MTKNSGSSQKPWNPSNKYLLDSYIQVQPSSVIVAVALSTSTCFIALSFLIFHLNMLSAHSNYSYSFQSFDKNSNFEITIALYGYVNAVNNVAALQLTRSMSYSAGKIMYKKPIKHVEGKPANFVYFSTHFSFLMSPDNGDGFFFFFTMVSNASNASSFDNSILFGLYLRSKDNNSEIIAVEFETKRDVDLNDNNMGGSTSAKMKNDLSVNMVLNDGRRLSSWIDYELSSWIDYELASKRLDL
- the LOC110666536 gene encoding (R,S)-reticuline 7-O-methyltransferase encodes the protein MERPEAADPEEMLRSQTAIWDCIFGFVDGMALKCVVELGIPDMINSHGCPLSLSSIVKSINHASLDADRLSRVMKLLVHRGIFTSNNPASPEGEHSATTTLYGLTNSSKFLLRDSKTSLVPWLLLQNHPCMLSSWHHLSDIVKDGGSGFARCHGLELFDFASANPEFNTLFNKSMEGASNIMVEAVKTTYKDGFNGVGSLVDVGGGTGAMVSEIVKAHPHVKGINFDLPHVVATAPEYEGVTHVAGNMFTSIPPADAILLKWILHNWSDENCIKILKNCREALPEKTGKLIIVGEVLSKQGHEMFEKARLIRDLSMMVYFQGKERSEAEWKKLLEKGGFASCKTIETPAPVSIIEAYP